The genome window ATTCGGACTATCGTAACATCATAACTAACTCCCTTTTTATTGGAAGGATATACAAATAAtcttaaaagataaaaatcctggatataaatattcaaaccgATTACCACAAGATTACACCGAGaggttttttaataaaaaaagcaattcgatattttacaaataattcgttaattcgagacattcatttttattattcaagtaGTATGTAATTTTGAAGATAGAGTAACATTTCTTCTTCGATAGGTCAAGGCCAATTTAATGAAAAGCTTTTCCCTCCCAAGCATTTTACTTTATCGTTTATCTATTGACTATTGAGCGctcatacatatatagtataatatatgtcatgcatatataatatgtgtatattcgttattattGATCACTTGGagtaagaaaaagaagcaatattttattcaagtaGAAACtgaaagataatttatattttgtagagaACAGGATAATCCgctaaaattaaaagtttaaattattttaaatagttGTGTTTGTCTCGTAACTTTCTATTCGATATCATTATTATCTACTGTTACTTTCAATATGTTAACAATTTTCAGTCAACTATCAGTGTTatctgaataattattttcaatatgttTAGAAAGTGGTAAGTTGActtgaaaaggaaaaggataATCTTGAGACGAAAGTGAAGGTGAAAATCGGCATAAGATAAAAGAAaggtaaagaaaatataaaattcaaacatttCTAATATCAAAGGTAGACAGCTAGACGTAGAGTAGATGTAAGATGTAATTCAAATCTTGTGCTCTTCTTATTTAACAGTAAATAGAAACTGTTCTGGCAGTTTGTCAAATTGATACGTATATTTAGATGAGTATGCACGTGGAAATGTCATCTACACCTTATCTCGAAATAAAAGACATTAATATCATTCGAATAATCTAAGATTTTGTCAACtacatacatgcatacatacgtatatacagatatatagCTAGATTTATGTTAGTGTTAGATCAACTAGGTATCCGACTTGCTTTCTagtgtttttataaataggCCTTCGAACACTTGTATAATAcacgttatacatatttatatcgatataagATAAAACTGAATTCTTAATAAAAACCGTGCATTTTCAAAGGGCATTAATTCTAGTCGCATATTATTTCTAGTCGCAAATATAAACATAGTAGCCGTTTTTCTGTATTGTCGAAGCTACGcgacaatttattttcaaattcatgGTTGTCCATTCCGTTAAATGGTTAAACGGAAACGAAAGGTAGTGATTGCTTTTTACCCATGCAGCAACGTAGTTGTATAGACTACAAATATGCATTGGCAATGTATTTTTAGAAGACTACTGAGGatacttaaaaataaacgTACCACTGTTATTAAACAAGCCATAAATGCTTTAAACCATACTTACGTGGTTGGCCTAACTAGCACCTAAAATCTACGATCtatagtaaattattcttGAAAGTTTAGTTTAGTACCAAGTTATTAATCTAATTGAGGACAAGACCAATATTGTCATAACTGTCATAGCTATAGCagattttcttcaaataatatttttataatagatGAGTTGAGACATTTAagatattaattgttattaatattttgtacatatagAGAACATTGCTGGAAAATTTCGataggaataaaaattatctttgtattatcgaaaattttctCATGGAACAAATAAATgcgaaatattctttttcttcatgaaatttataaatttagcGGAGCGGTAAATGTTACAAACCAAATTTGGCTTTCGTTCTTtcatttgtttcaatattttcccAACGTTCGTCTTGTTCGTTTACTTCATTTATCATCgtcgtatattattttacatcgtATTTTGACGtaaccaaataaaaaattcgcgTCGTCAGGCTGGAGCGCGAACGGTTCGTTTTCTGACCCTGAGCAAAGATCAGATGTAAATAAGTCAGGGCAGCGGTTACGGTTAGCGgcaaagataatttaaatCGCGTGATGATCGCGGATCACGGATCACGGCCTAGACGCTACAAGAATTTCCCGCTCTGTAGTTTCTCACGTTTTTACTGTTTCTAGGTTCTGTTCCTGTGCTATTTCAGCGTTACTTTAGTTTTCCTCCTAGTAAACTGCGACTGGGGGGATTCTTAATACTAAACGGTTTAAACTAATTAAAAGTCGTTAATTGTTGTAACAGAAATTTTTAGAAGCTATTGCAATGAAAAGAACGTAGGTAAGAATTACGCATACtgtatcgaaaataaaataaatttatttacattcgtAAAAGAAACCTGTTAATCATTCTTTTTGATGAAAAGTTAAAAGAAGAGTGGAAAGTCGGTCGTTGCTAAGAATAACgcaatgtttatattatttagttGAGGTAAAAGTGTCCCAGAAGGAAGGAAAATGATTTGCAAAAGCAATGAAAGAATGCTatgtcgcgtcgcgtcgtgacGGCTGATTTTACTTTCCTTCTCGCTAAACGTTAAAGCTACCGTAACAAAgcaataaaagataatttaaagatattcTCGTAGCAGCACGAAAGCAAATGCCCCTAAAAGAGAAAACCTTTCACTCCGAGAAGCTGAAATGGATGTTACAGGTGAAATTGTAGAATCTAACGTAAAGTTGAATTATAAGCTTAAATTTTAAACGCATCACTATTTTCCcctatgtttctttttttttaattttttgaatttctaCCCATTTGAATATTTCCTTTAATTCAGATATCTACTCTGATCCTAAAGTCTCTCACGATTAgattgagaaatttaaattctttttatcgtaGATTGTAAGCAACGCATCCCTTCTTTTCTAGCTCTATAATTTCactacaaatttatttcatacgtTCATATGTCttagtaaagaaaaaaaagaaacaaactcTATCTACCTGCTAATTGTTTCTTCACCAGCAAATACGTAATTAGTAATTAGTTTAAGTTGAAATCGGATTTATGATAGATTCAACGATAAAAACAATTGTATCACAAATCACATATTAGATATGTGATTTACAGTGTACGTTATTATGCAATATAATCTATAGGTATACACAAGTacatgtaattatataattatacctATCTCTTCAtaagatatgaaataaattattatctacgtgtttttgtattattttcaggGTGGATTTGCCAAAGTTTTTCTCATGACCGATGTCAGTAATGGAAATGAATATGCCTGCAAAATTATTCGGAAGAATCGGATGCAAAAAATTCATATGCAGAAGGTTTGTAttctacatatgtacatacatacttatatctcaattttttattttaatgatttttttaatcagtataaaagtaatttatatctttatataacactataaTTACACTGTTCGATAGAACTCATCATGCATTATAACTCGTATATAGTtgataacatttatttagtatcaagtttctttcgtgaaattcaaaattttctgaCATCATGAAGGTGACACTCTTTTTAAAGAGTCGGCAAGTGCGTAACGGTTATTTGGTTCCGTTCCAAAGCATTTTTGGAATCAATAGGATATTCTTCAATTATGGgactattaataaaattcttgtgTTCAAAGAACCATAAATCTCCACAATTCAAGGGTATTGTGCAAACATGTCataatacgtatacatatttataattttcactttttaGAAAGTACGTATGTAATATGAAGCAAGTAAGGAAACGTACAAAgacatttgtttattataatttacttgCTGCTTTTATCTAAAATTAGGTAAAACttagataaaatttaaataagatttagatataataatagtaggCGTGcttgatttataatatatataaactacTTTGAAGCAGCTAAATTGGGCAAAGACCGTCATTAAGATAATCATTTGAAGTTTTGCAGGTGGTAAGAGATGGTCGCGAGTTTAATAATGATCTATTACTTGTAGATCGCACGCGAGATTATGATCCACAAAGAGCTGAATCACGTGAACGTTGTCCAGCTGCATCACTACTTTGAGGATAACCTTAATGTGTATATGCTTCTAGAAGCCTGTCCTCGAAAGGTACTTATCGTATGTCTCGTATACCTACCTGCTTGTTGTACACTGTACACTGCACACTGTACACTTTCCTACGACATATTCTTTCTATACGTTTGTAAGAATTTTCCAACCTTCTGCCttcgagtcgagtcgagtcgagtcgagtcgatCTCCGCTGCAAGATAAGTTCGCTTGCctgttatattaaataaaacctCGCTCTTATGTTAGTCAGAAAGATTACTAGTAGCTCACTCAACACTTGGAGCTTAGGGTTAACCGTGCAACAATTTACAATCctcataaagaaataaaattgatccactgttcttttctttaacGCCTTGTGCAATCTTCATCCTGAAACCTAccatgtatatatttcttcctcCTCGGCTTTTCAGCAGAATTTGTCATTTTTCCGACAACAGGTACTCGAAAAATAGATCTTCTCTATAGACTTTGTCTTATAAAATAGTATGCGTCTGTTAAAAGTTAATACATTATATGTGTTATTGACACTAAATTCATATCAACATGCAATCgtaaacattaattaaaattcaccgGAAATCAGATAATCTTTAGcaacatttattttcactaTGCATGTACATATTTCGTTTCGTGTAACGCGTATCATTCTTATAtgcatgtacatatgtacgttgGCTAGAGTTAGAATTGTTAGATGAAACCACAAACCACAAGCATCAAATTTTCGTGTGAGCAGGAAAGAGAACTAGCACTTAGTTACACTATCATCCATGACTAATCTTTCACTTGTTTATACCGTTACGTTAGGATGTGGTCCGTTAACTTTAACTTCAACTAATCGCACATCGATTATCGTTAGCTTCTAAAAAATCGTCAACATTGCTGATGTTATAGTAATTTCTTTATCTAAGATATCATTGACAAACTGTTCTCTACAATGACAATGACAATGACAAtaacaattacaattacaacaacaacagcaataataataataattacaataacaacaacaacaacaacataCGAATAGTTACAACATACGAACATATTAAGGAGGAAACTGTCGCTGAAATACTAAGAAGATAATCtgctaaatattaaattatcatccaacaaatataaaagacttaaaaatacaattaagaCTCGAATTTAGACTAATATTTTGCTTTTCTCTatgcaaaaatttattcaattcatGCCACGATATTTGAAGCTTGCGATTGTtgttaaaatatcgatatctAGAGAATTATGTGTTATAATTTCCTAGATACCTACCGACCCGCACGCGCAGTTTTATATGGCTAAATTACAATCGGAAAGTTTGTCTTtatgtaaaattcatttagatTTTAACTAGAAAGCATAGCGAATTGTCACCCTTTTTCATTCcggcgaaagagaaaaatagcgTTTACGAATAAGTTTCTAATTTCGAACAACGTAACAATAACAATTATCCGTAATGTGAGCAACgcgtacatatgtacgtacatatgtacatacgtttCCATGGGACGTTTCCTTTGCAACAAACTAGCGACCCGTCGCGTCGTAATCTCTCAAAGTTAACTCCGAGCGAAGATCTCCGATTTACACTATGCATCATTAACTATAACATGAAATCGCATACTTTTCCTTCTTTGTGATCACATTTTCTCGAACGTTGATTAATCGAAATACCGACAATGTGCCATGTCTTCTGTACTTATCTTATCGCCAGAgtgcaatatttaatattcgttaatttaatttgtattgttttttattttcgtatctATAATGATATACGATATAGGTACGGCATGATGTATATTTAtccaaattaaataaattaataaaatacaaaataaaataggtATTACTGCTATAATTAAgagttgaaataatttttctataaagaattacttgaaaatgttttcatgTTTACCTCCCGACAGATTTCTCGACGCTTTTACTTTCGTAGAAGTTAATTCATTTCCTCAAAGcattaaacagaaatattattatacctgttatatataggtataatatatacataaaatattacacacCTGTGTGTATGCACGCGCACGTCTGCAACGGGGATTGCACTCAGATAAGTGAATTCAactgatatttaaaatgttgtGAATTGCGCTGTATTATCaattatcagaaatatttataagacaAGCGTCAAGGATATCTAAGTGAACCATAATTTATTCCACATTAAGTCTTCGTGTTAACTGTTAAATTAAGTTAAAACTAAGTCACTTTTGTTTGACAGAGCTTGATGCACGTGCTCAAGTACCGTGGCAAAGTTACGGAGCCGGAAGCACGCTATTACATGAAACAAATGGTGACGGGCGTTGCGTATATTCACTCTCAGAAAGTTGTTCATCGAGATTTGAAGCCAGGTAATATGTTCCTATCGGATCGTATGATTGTCAAGATCGGAGACTTTGGACTGGCGACAAGGCTTGACGGACAGTGCAGACGGGTGTAAGTTATCCTCGATCTTtcttaatcatttattattattggtattattattattatatattattattacatactattattattatactataccTACGTAGAACTTGGCCCAAAATAGGAGAAACTGCATGCACAGcgaattatttcgttttcttaaaGATTGttgtttgttcgtccagtcgcggggagacgagtctccgttaggagcgtcaacgggagtcgtaaattcccgttacgatcgaaggatcgacaccgcgagcagggcgatcccctgatttcagttacgacaataggggtggttaaattgaaataactgtagtctccagttatctatttttatttatttcgccacttttcacaacacttggaacgtatatataaatatgttgtaatggatatcggttaacgcgatgaatcccgatatcgtgtgaaactattagactagcttgccgaatgaatgcaagaaccgtccgaagtatgttgacgcgaagaatcgaatgtctcgttcgcgtgaattgaagttactGCTTAGTGCCTCGGTGGCTAGAACTATACTTGAATGACTTGCCGAATgatgagcagagacttgactgtctgcttagtagaagagcagagacttgactgtctgcttagaagaagagcagagacttggctgtctgcttagtagaagagcagtgacttgactgactgcttagtagaagagcagagacttgactgtctgcttagtggaagacgtgttgattgaattgacgacgaagacgaactaacttgatagtgacgatgctgtgtcggaggtgagctaaggatgggtgtgtctaacgcacggaatcatctgatttgttgatgacagtttttggttggagaagtgagggtaatagaaattgtttttattggttaataagactatcgatggactaggaagggtattagccaccctcgatggaaagttgggagtaggaggcatcgcacgtgtgaacacttagcgttcacgtgttttccagatgctaaccagaaaccttagaaaacgctttcgtggaaaagcccttgtttgcgatgaaagactttcgccagagttttctgagatttatagtcgggctgcgagtgttttcaagagtacgcgataaggatgtgcggacatctggctgccatccgtccgtgatgtgaggtccggcccaggtagagagtcgggcGACGTAACAATTGTCAAATTTCTCTCTCTTGTTATTAGTTAAAGCATATTTAATCGACTGCGCATTTAAAAGTGATTAGAACTTTGAGAAACTACCTAATAATACTAATGAATATTAAGTGCTTCGATATGAACAGTTCCCTATGAATAATGAAAAGTTATtgcaattaaaaagttatgaatattttgtaaaagacttatatatatatttatttatttatatatgatcCAAGAAAACAGCTCATTGTCAGTAAGTTGATATCCAAGTATAGGTATAATTCAagtataattcaatatattatatatatattgagaatacaggaaataataaaaaaagaagtgatacatatacatacttatatcTATATGTTccttacatttattatacatataaatcaaGAGAACCACGTTTAAACATAGGAACTTTCGCTGATTTGTTACGCTGGTAGAATACGAATTTACATTCAACTTAAACTCTTGAccgatatgtatataatatatacaatatatgtacatatattactatatacatatatataactatatatatatgtatacatatatagttatCATTTAACCTTAACAGTCTGTATACTTCTCATATTTTCGAATTGAcgcaatttgtattttcatgatttattttgttaatattttgcatACGTTACAATATTTGATGGAACTGGTCGATCGTAaatatgtttctattattatgtaatcgaataaaataatctcaAGTACGCCCATCAGGTAAGTAATTTCAATTCCGAGTTCCTCTGTAATTCGATTTACACGGCAGCAACGCGAGCGTAACGGAAACACGTATGTGTGGCTTGAGAATAACAAGCAGCTTCATAATTAATACGAgtaaaatcataataatttcttttatatgcgCAGGACGATATGCGGAACACCGAATTACATTGCGCCGGAAGTGTTGTATAAACAAGCATACAGTTACGAGGCGGATGTTTGGGCGCTCGGATGCATACTTTACGCCCTATTGGTAGGGCAACCACCTTTCGACACAGCGTCTCTTAAGGAAACTTACGCTAGAATATGTAACAATCACTATCGAGAGGTTGACGATTCGATAGCGAGCCGAAACGGGCAAGATCTCATCAGGTGGCTTCTGCAGCCGAATCCTGAACTCAGGCCGTCTTTGGAAAGAGTGAAGGAACATGCTTATCTTACCAAGGAATATGTACCAACTTCCTTACCTCGCATTTCTTGTTTCCAAATGCCACGTACATCTATAATCGATTCATCGCCTTCATCCAATTCTATAACGTCTAGGAATCAAAAACTTAATAATACTCAGGTAAACTATCGATTCGTATTACGACATCGTTTTTTATGTCTTGAGTTATAAATCCGATCGCGCAGATCCTTCCACACTTACGCTTACGATATCACATATTTTTGGATATTCGgatatttggatattttactATTGCGTTGCACATTTACGTTGCACGCGcgcgtatgtatgtacatcgGTTTAGGTAACAAATTAtatgataaaagaaacaacaacGTTTACctaattaatatgtatacacagcataaaacgaaatttaaagaattttgtatGTACACATGTAGTTTTTTGTtggatatttaaatacaacaGTAAACACGTACTAAAAGgcaaacaataaatatttaatcgtaattCCTAAAtagcaaattatttttagtaatattcgaataatttccaaaataCAAACTTTCCcagataaagtaaaatttttgtttcgtttgaaTCTAtagtaattacatttatagCGTGATGTATAATTTAGGAATTAATCAAAAGTTAGAtgatttctaatatttaattaatttaattaatgtttttatttatttagcttTTTTATTGCAGTTACAGGTTCATACTATCCAGCAATCTCAACAGCATCAGGACCAACGGCATACACAACAGCATCATCATCAAACAAATCTTTCCCAGAAAAGTTTACGAAAGGGGTCGAAAGTGATCAGTTGGTTAGccagaaaatttcgaaaagtgCCAAAATTCAGACAAAGATTAAGCAGTGTTCTTTGTCCAGATCATAAGAAAACGGGATACACCGCTCAGAGTATGCAAATGCATCAAGCGTTAGAAAGCTGTGtcacagaaataaaatgtagaaacAAGCTACGTAATCATCCACCTGTAAGGGATGTCGTACCTCTGTTCATCACTAAATGGATCGATTATTCCAACAAGTACGGCCTAGGCTTTCAGCTCTCCGATAAATCTGTCGGCATTTTATTCAACGATCATACAAAAATTAGTTACACACATGATAGAAGGTCGGTATTTCtccttttaatattatatcatatattatattttaattctttgaaataaattctatttcgaaAGAAACTGGATAGAGACACTAAACAATAGTTACGACATCCAAGCCTTtcgcttttatattttatttaagaaaaagtaataattgcAAGGAAAATTGCAAGCAAACCAAATAAATAGCTATTagtaatatttagaaatttctataatactacaaacggttaaacattttttaatcgtgTGCTTAACTTATTCAAAAATGTTGTTCCATTTGCAAAGAAGGGTGGAGTATGTGACAACCGACGATGAAGTAACAAAGTATCATAGAGAGGAAGATGTTCCAGCTGCTTTACAGAAGAAACTTGTACTATTGCAACGTTTTACACAGTACATGGATAAATTTATGACTGAaggtaaattatatatgttatatcatTTAGTTTCAAACGTGTCATAAATGgcatacaattttatatttttgtatctttcaacatattatattaatataaaatattgttcgttTACGTTAAAAACTTttcctaattaaaaaaataatgttctaCTTTCGACAAGTTTCGTGTTTCGCTAGCATTGTTTTGAAgagat of Bombus pascuorum chromosome 6, iyBomPasc1.1, whole genome shotgun sequence contains these proteins:
- the LOC132908328 gene encoding serine/threonine-protein kinase PLK1-like isoform X1, which produces MNVEVEMLPSSTLEVEVGSSSPPREYETSNKSLLLETIPGELHTETTACRLLEAEVVARCQEESNETVKTKTILESECWKKNIESAGSSRSVNNGSRQSFSKVSASLQSLVRRKSRKYGATSLPLDVDLSTYSAHPSCLLEAPRENGVVDIYKRNDEETTCITTRTSTLIYASSVQLYSRGDNNVQDVSSSTNNIAIVTTTTSTNNVTCSVSGSRLGNTASSLIRTTSVITAGPSTSSWNNSAEEELDYVVDPVQGNAYYKGQLLGKGGFAKVFLMTDVSNGNEYACKIIRKNRMQKIHMQKIAREIMIHKELNHVNVVQLHHYFEDNLNVYMLLEACPRKSLMHVLKYRGKVTEPEARYYMKQMVTGVAYIHSQKVVHRDLKPGNMFLSDRMIVKIGDFGLATRLDGQCRRVTICGTPNYIAPEVLYKQAYSYEADVWALGCILYALLVGQPPFDTASLKETYARICNNHYREVDDSIASRNGQDLIRWLLQPNPELRPSLERVKEHAYLTKEYVPTSLPRISCFQMPRTSIIDSSPSSNSITSRNQKLNNTQLQVHTIQQSQQHQDQRHTQQHHHQTNLSQKSLRKGSKVISWLARKFRKVPKFRQRLSSVLCPDHKKTGYTAQSMQMHQALESCVTEIKCRNKLRNHPPVRDVVPLFITKWIDYSNKYGLGFQLSDKSVGILFNDHTKISYTHDRRRVEYVTTDDEVTKYHREEDVPAALQKKLVLLQRFTQYMDKFMTEGGEIKKQRVASKHSKNVCVPRMRRWLRTDKTIMMELSVPLLQVNFFEDHTKLVVSQESSNKGHLITYIDTSRRTSSYWLNDIRDFGCTADLYERLYYVYKVSKEFAEMHNNTIA
- the LOC132908328 gene encoding serine/threonine-protein kinase PLK1-like isoform X2 — encoded protein: MNVEVEMLPSSTLEVEVGSSSPPREYETSNKSLLLETIPGELHTETTACRLLEAEVVARCQEESNETVKTKTILESECWKKNIESAGSSRSVNNGSRQSFSKVSASLQSLVRRKSRKYGATSLPLDVDLSTYSAHPSCLLEAPRENGVVDIYKRNDEETTCITTRTSTLIYASSVQLYSRGDNNVQDVSSSTNNIAIVTTTTSTNNVTCSVSGSRLGNTASSLIRTTSVITAGPSTSSWNNSAEEELDYVVDPVQGNAYYKGQLLGKGGFAKVFLMTDVSNGNEYACKIIRKNRMQKIHMQKIAREIMIHKELNHVNVVQLHHYFEDNLNVYMLLEACPRKSLMHVLKYRGKVTEPEARYYMKQMVTGVAYIHSQKVVHRDLKPGNMFLSDRMIVKIGDFGLATRLDGQCRRVTICGTPNYIAPEVLYKQAYSYEADVWALGCILYALLVGQPPFDTASLKETYARICNNHYREVDDSIASRNGQDLIRWLLQPNPELRPSLERVKEHAYLTKEYVPTSLPRISCFQMPRTSIIDSSPSSNSITSRNQKLNNTQLQVHTIQQSQQHQDQRHTQQHHHQTNLSQKSLRKGSKVISWLARKFRKVPKFRQRLSSVLCPDHKKTGYTAQSMQMHQALESCVTEIKCRNKLRNHPPVRDVVPLFITKWIDYSNKYGLGFQLSDKSVGILFNDHTKISYTHDRRVEYVTTDDEVTKYHREEDVPAALQKKLVLLQRFTQYMDKFMTEGGEIKKQRVASKHSKNVCVPRMRRWLRTDKTIMMELSVPLLQVNFFEDHTKLVVSQESSNKGHLITYIDTSRRTSSYWLNDIRDFGCTADLYERLYYVYKVSKEFAEMHNNTIA